The Miscanthus floridulus cultivar M001 chromosome 7, ASM1932011v1, whole genome shotgun sequence genome includes a region encoding these proteins:
- the LOC136462373 gene encoding uncharacterized protein — MRPAGPPTKPAGASAGAVQSSSRRSSRRPGAVLRLLQAPAVVALAVSSSPGPASEPLCNPPPTLSGEDGGGRPGEANRIRHPKSDRAARCTSKCVSTCVLGGHGAPGVAGPFNIRRPLVVLKDTFRSRQYC, encoded by the exons ATGCGGCCGGCGGGGCCGCCGACGAAGCCCGCTGGCGCCAGCGCCGGGGCGGTCCAGTCCAGCAGCAGGCGTAGTAGTAGGAGGCCTGGCGCCGTCCTGAGGCTGCTGCAGGCGCCGGCGGTCGTGGCGCTCGCGGTGTCGTCGTCGCCTGGGCCGGCGTCGGAGCCGCTGTGCAACCCCCCGCCGACGCTGTCCGGCGAGGACGGCGGCGGGCGGCCGGGCGAGGCGAACAGGATCCGGCACCCCAAGTCGGACCGAGCGGCGCGCTGCACGTCCAAGTGCGTCAGCACCTGCGTCCTCGGCGGCCACGGCGCGCCGGGCGTCGCCGGGCCCTTCAACATCCGGAG GCCCCTGGTGGTGTTGAAGGACACCTTCCGAAGCCGGCAGTACTGCTAA